The nucleotide window GTGGTTGGCGAAGAAGCCACGGGCCCGGTCGAGCGCCATGTCCTCCGAAAGCGCCGCACCGACACCCATGACCATGCCGCCGATCACCTGGCTGCGCGCGGTGATCGGGTTGAGGATGCGCCCCGAGTCACATACCGCGAGCATCCGCCGCACGCGTGTCTCGCCGGTGTAGGCGTGGACGCCGACCTCGACGAAATGCGCGCCGAAGGTGCCCATGGCATAGTTCTGCTGGAAGTCGCCCCAGGCGATGGCATCCTCGGCCGAGACCTCTTCGCTGATCTCCGACAAGGCCATGTCGACATCACCCCCGGTGACGCGGCCATCGGCAAAGTCGGCCTCCTCGATCCCGAGGGTTTCGGCGATGCGCGCGCGCAGTGCCATGCAGGCGGCGTAGACGCCGGAGGTCGAGCTCGGCGCCCCGAACTGCCCGCCCGACCCCGAGGATACCGGGTAGGCGCTGTTCGCCATGCGCATCTCGACGGCCTCGTAGGGCAGCCCCATGGTCTCGGCCGCGGTCTGCGCGAGGATCGTGTAGGAGCCGGTTCCGATGTCGGTCATGTCGGTCTCGATGACCAGCTTGCCTCCGTCGAGGATCGCGCGCGCGCCCGAGGGAAGCACGAGATGTCCGCGATAGGCCCCTGCCACACCGTGGCCGATGAGCCAGTCGCCGTCGCGTGTGCCGCCGGGCGTCGTGTTGCGGTCCGCCCAGCCGAAGGCCTCGGCGCCGCGGCGCAGGCACTCGACGTAGTGGCGTTCGCTGAACGGAATCTCCGGGTTCGACGGGTTCACCTGCGTGTCGTTGACGACGCGGAATTCCACAGGGTCCATTCCGACCGCTTCGGCCATCTCGTCCATGGCGATTTCCAGCGCCATGAGGCCCGATGCCTCGCCCGGAGCACGCATGTCCGCGGTTTCAGGCAGCGGCATGTCCACCACGTGGTTCTTCACGCGGCGGGTTTCGCCGGCATAGAACAGCGGTGTCTGGGCGGTGGCGTTCTCGCCACGTCCTCCGGGCAGGCAATAGGAGGCCGCTTCGTGCCAGATGCCCTTGAGCCGACCCTCGCCGTCGGCCGCGAGCCTGATGCGCTGGACCGTCGCCGAGCGGTGGGTGGTGTTGTTCATCACCATCGGCCGGGGCAGCGCCAGCTTCACCGGTGCCCCCGCCGCGCGGCTGCCGAGCGCCGCCAGCACCGCGTCGGCCCGCAGCCAGAGCTTGGCGCCAAAGCCGCCGCCGACGTAGGGGCTTTCGACCCGGATGCGTTCGGGCTCGATGCCGAAGGTCGTCGCGATGGACTGGTGGTTCCAGTTGATCATCTGGTTCGAGGTCCAGACGGTCATGTCCTCGCCGTCGGACCAGTCGACCGTGGAGCTGTGCGGCTCCATCATCGTGTGGCTCTCGCCGGGCGTGTGATACATGTTGTCGATCACATGCGCCGCATCGGCAAAGGCCGCCTCGACGTCGCCCACCAGCGTGTCGGGCTCGCCGGTGCCCTGCACCCGCTCGAAGGCGGCATCGAGATCGAGATCGGCGGGCTCGCCTTCCTCGTATTCCACCGAGATCATCGCGGCCGCAGCACGCGCCTGCTCGAAGGTCTCGGCGACCACCACGGCGATGGCCTGATGGTAGTGCATCACATCGGCACCGCCGAAGAGCCGCGCGACGTTGTTCATGCCCTTTTCGAGGGGGTCGATGTCGAGCGTCGTGACAACCGCGCGCACGCCGGGGGCATTGCGGGCCTCGTCTGCGTTCATGGACACGATCCGCCCATGCCCGATGCCGGCGCCGAGCGGATAGCCATAGAGTGCATCCGGCGCGGCGTCATTGCGCTCGTAGGCATAAGGCGCGGTGCCGGTGACCTTGGGTGGGCCATCGTAGCGTGTGAAACGCTGGCCGACGACGCGCTCGTCGTCGAAGACATTGCTGCCTGCGGGTTCGTTGAAGTCCATCTCAGGCCTCCTTCAGCATGGCTGCGAGCGTGCGCTCGGCGAGGGTGAGTTTGAAGGCGTTCTCCTCGGTCGGCCGTGCGCCGTCGAGCAACACCGACATTACCGCGGATGCCCCGTTGGGCAGCTCTGCGTCCGCTTCGGCGCGGCGCCACGGTTTCGGCGCGACGCCACCAAGCGCCACCCGTCCGGAGCCGTCCGGCTGCCGGATCAGCGCCACGGAGACCAGTGCAAAGGCATAGGACGCCCGGTCGCGCACCTTGTGATAGCTCTGCGTTCCGCCGACCGGCGCGGGCAGGCGCACGTGGGTGATGAGCTCGCCCGGCATCAGCGCGGTTTCTTCCTCGGGCGTGTCGCCCGGCAGCAGGTGCAGGTCTTCGAGCGCGATTTCGCGGCTCATCCCGTTCGGCGTGACCGTCTCGACCACCGCGTCGAGAACACGCATTGCAACGGCCATGTCGCTCGGATGCGTCGCGATGCAGGAGTCCGAGGTGCCGATGACGCCGAGCTGCCGGCTGAAGGCACCCTCGGTGAGCGCGGCGCAGCCGGACCCGGGCGCGCGCTTGTTGCACGGCATGTTGGTGTCGTAGAAATACGGGCACCGCGTTCTCTGCAGCAGGTTGCCGCCCGTGGTGGCCTTGTTGCGCAGCTGCCCCGTGGCGCCCGCCGCGATGGCGCGCGTCAGCACTGGGTAGTCCCGCCGGATGCGGGTGTCGGCAGACAACGCGGTGTTGGTCACCAGCGTGCCGATGCGCAGGCCGCCGTCCTCGGTCTCGGTGATCTCGTCGAGCCCCAGCCCGTTGACGTCGATGACGTGCACGGGGGTCTCGATCTCGAGCTTCATCAGGTCGAGGAGGTTGGTGCCGCCTGCAAGGAACTTCGCCCCCGGCGTCTCTGCCGCGGCGGTCGCGGCTGCCGCCGCGTCGGTCGGTTTCTCGTAGCTGAATGCCCTCATGCCTGATCCTCCGCGACCTGGGTGATGGCGGCGAGGATGTTCGCGTAGGCGCCGCAGCGGCAGATGTTGCCCGACATGCGCTCGCGGATCTCTTCGATCACCTTGCGAGCCGACTGGATCTGGCCCGGCGTGCAGTAGCCGCACTGGAAGCCGTCGTTCTCGACGAAGGCCGTCTGCATCGGGTCCATCGTCTGGGGCGTGCCGATGCCCTCGATGGTCTCGACCTCGTCTCCGTCGTGCATGACAGCGAGGCTGAGGCAGGAATTGATGCGCTCGCCGTTCACGGTGCAGGTGCAGGCGCCGCACTGGCCGTGATCGCACCCTTTCTTGGTGCCGGTCAGCTGCATGTGCTCGCGCAGCGCGTCCAGCAGCGTCACGCGGTTGTCCACGGTCAGCTCACGCTGCTCGCCGTTGACGGTCAGCGAAACGGTCGTGGTCTCGGAGCCAGCGGGTGCGGCGTCCTGGGATTGCGACTGCGCCTGCGCGGAGTTGCCGTTGGAGGCTGCGCCAAAGGCCGCAACGGCGGCGCCCCCCTGAAGCAGCGTGCGGCGGCGGATCCTGAAGTCGATGGGTGGGCTCATTGCGAGGTCCTTCCTGTCGTTGCGGGAGAAGCCTCGAACCGGTGGCAAACGGGCTCGGGCGATTGTTTCGGAGAAAGCTATTGCGCGGCCAGATCGTGACTATTGCGGCAGACCACATAGCACCTATTGGCCAAGCTCATTAATCCATTGGAGGTATCGGATTCACGCGGTCGACCCGCCCCCGGGGGCCGGGCGCGGGTCGACGGGTTGTCAGCCGTGTGCGCTCAGAGGAACTGGCCGTTGTCCACCTGGATCACCTGACCGGTGACGGCCCGGCCCATGTCCGAGGCGAGATAGAGCGCCGCATAGGCCTGGTCGATCGGTTCCGTGCCGGGCACGGAGGTGTTGGTGTACTTGTCGGAGAACTCCAGCATCTCGCCGCCGCCCTCCTGTTCGCCGGCCGCCCAGGCGCGGGCTGCGTCGGTATCGGTCACGCCGGGCGCGATGGCGTTGCAGCGGATATTCGTGCCTGACAGGCGCATGGCGATGTTGAGCGTCATGGTGTTCAGCCCGCCCTTGGTCGTGGTGTAGGCGACGCCGCAGATCGGTGTCGTGCCATTCACCGAGCTGACGTTGATGATCCGGCCCTCGTCGCGCGGCATCATGTGGTTCACCGCCTCGCGGCAGAAGCGGAACGGCCCGGCAAGGTTGATCTGCATGATCTTGTCGAAGTGCTCGGTCGAGGTCTTCTCGATGGCATACATTTCTCCGACACCGGCGTTGTTGACGAGGATGTCGACCTGCCCGAAGGCCTCGATGGCATCCGCGAAGACCTGCGCGGGCGCATCCGGATCGGCACTGTCGGCAATGATGCCGCGCGCCCGGCCCCCGGCCTTGGCGTTGATGCCGTCAACGGCCGCGTCGAGCGCTTCCTTGCCACGCGCGGTCAGCACGACATTGGCGCCTTCCTCGGCAAAGAGCTCGGCGATGGCGAGGCCGATGCCCTTGCTCGCGCCCGTGACGATGGCTGTCTTTCCGGTGAGAAGCTGTTTCATCCTGCTTTCCTTTCAGTTTCGGTCAGGGTTCGGGACGAACCGCCCTGCCCTTCAGTCGTTGTCGTCAGCATCCACCCGCACGGTGGCGGCCCGGGCGCGGTCCGAAACCATCGGCGCGAGGTATCGGCTGGAGACGTACTTGGCGCGATAGGCGGCATCGATGCGGTCGTTCAGCTCGGGCTCTGCCGGCGAGAAGGTGACCTCGCGGGTCATGCCGGCCACGCTGATCCGGCCTGCACGCTCGCGCAGCGCGGCGCGATACCAGCTCGATTCGGTGCCGCTGTAGGCACGGACGTATAGCGCGCCCTCGGCCACCACCGACCAGATGAAGGTGGGCGTTCCGGTCGTCACGCCGTCCTCGCGCAGCGGTGCGATGCGAAAGTCATCGGCGTCTTCGATCGTGTCCAGTTCCTGCTTCGTCCAACCCATGTGATGCCTCCGATCCGTCTGTGTCCAAGGATGTGGGGCTTTGAGATCGGCGCATAAGTGCCGCGGAGATCACCCCATTCATGAGCGGACCTCATGGAACCTTCGCACATGAAAAAGGCCCCGGACCTTGGGTCCGGGGCCACAGTTGCCGCCAGAGAGGTGCGGCAGGGAGGAAACCTCAGTTCATCTGATGCGGAAGCCACAGCGACAGGGCCGGGAACAGCAGCAGGATTCCGATGGCGATGATATGGGCGATGAAGTGCGGCCAGATCCCGCGGAACACCTCGCCGACCGGCGTGCCCGAGTATCGCGAGACCACGAAGGCGTTCAGGCCCAATGGTGGTGTCACCATTCCGAGCTCGGCGGTCACGATGACGATCACGCCCCACCAGATCGGATCGTATCCGAGGTTGATGACCATCGGCACCACGATCGGCACTGTCAGCACGAGGATCGCCATCTGGTCCAGGAACGTCCCGAGCAGGATGTAGATCAGCACGAGGACGATGATGACGCCCCAGGACGGAAGCGGCAGATCCCCGACCCAGCGCACGAGGCCCTGCGTCGTCTGGGTCATGGCGAAGAACGTCGAGAAGACATGTGCCGACATCACGATCAGCGCGATCATGCAGGACGTGCGGGCGGCCTTGGAAAACACCTCGTAAATCTCGGGCCAGCTGCGGCGGGCGCGGGCGAAATACAGGATCGCCGCGCCGAAGGCTCCCAGCGCCGAGGCTTCGGAGGGCGTCGCCACGCCGCCGTAGATGGCGCCGGTGACGGCCAGCATCAGCAGCAGCATCGGGCCGATGAGACGCAGCAGGTAGATCTTCTCGCGCAGCGGCACCTTCTCGGAGATCGGCGCACGCTCGGGCTTCTGCCAGGCGAGGAACCATACGGTGAAGCCGATGGTGAAGGTCACGAGCATGCCGGGCACGACACCGGCCACGAGCATCTGGGCGATCGACACATCCGCGAGCAGCCCGTAGACGATCATCGCCACGCTCGGCGGGATCAGCATCGACAGGGTGCCGGAGATCGCAACGACACCAGCCGCCATCGGTCGCTCGTAGTTGTATTTCGTCATCGCCGGAAGCGAGGTCGAGGACAGGGTGGCGGCCGCCGCGGTCGACGACCCGCAGATCGCGCCGAAGCCTGCACCCGCCAGCGCCGTGGCGATCCCGAGGCCGCCGCGCACGCGGCCGAACCAGGCCGCCGCGGTGCGGAAGAGATCGTCGGCGATGCCCGACTTCAGCACGAGCTCTGCCATCAGCAGGAACATCGGCACGGTGATGAATTCGCGGGTAATCGCCGTCTCGCGCGGGAACGAGGACAGGATGGCCATCATCGGCATCTCGCCACCGATCATGTAGAGCCCCGCCGCCCCGGCGACGATCATCGCGAAACTGATCGGCGCGCCGACGAGCAGCATCGCGAAAAGGATGAGTATTCCGGTCAGTGGGATCATTCCATCGGCTCCCCGTGGTCTTCGACATCGTCGTCGTGGCCGCGCGTGGCGAGGATCACGACATGGTAGAGCAGCCGCACCACCAGCAGGGCCGCGCCAAGCGGAATCCACAGGTGCGACAGCCAGGACGGCCATGAAATGTAGCCGGGAATGAACTCGTTATGTGTCCAGGCGTCGGCGACGTTGCGCCATGTGCCCAGTGTCAGCAGTGCGAAGATCCCGGCCGAGACGAGGCACCAGACCACGTCGATCCAGGCCAGAAACCGCTTCGGCAGCATGTCACGCACCAGCGTGATGTTGACGTGGTCGCCCGATGTGAAGGTGCCCGACAGCGCGAAGTAGATACCCACCACCATCAGGTAGTAGCCCACCAGCTCGTAGGACCACTGCAGCGGCGCGTTGAACACGTAGCGCAGGATCGCGTCGAAACTCACGATCAGCATGATCAGCGTGATCGACACCATCGCGATCAGCATCGCAGCCTGTTCGAGACGTTTGAGGACCAGCCCCATTATCGCATCTCCCCTTTATGCCTCTCCTTGGACCCCGGTCTTGCGACGGGTGTGAAAAGGGCCGCGTCGGTCGATCCGCGCGGCCCCGGCTGTGGCTGGTGCCGGATCACTCGATGGCGTCCGCCGCCTCCTTGTAGGCGTTCAGGATCTCGGTCCCCGGACGGCCCGAGCGGTCCATCTCGTCGGCCCACTGCTGTGCCACCGGCAGGAGCATCTCGTTCCAGCGCGCGGCCTCTTCGTCGGACAGCGGGTGGACGGTCAGCTTGCCTTCCTCGACCAGCTCGGCCTCGCCGGTCTCGTCGGCGTTCTGCAGGTACTCGCACATGTGCATCGTCATTTCCTCGCCGGCCTTGGTGAGGATCTCCTGCAACTCGGGATCGAGCGACTGGTAGACCCGCTCGGAGATGGCGAAGAAGGTGCTGCCCGCGCCCATCCGGGTGCCGGTGACGGTGTGGTTCAGCACGTTCTCGAGGCCGACGAGCTTGGTCGAGCCCGAAATCCACATGCCGCCGTCGACGGTGCCGCGCGCGAGCGCATCGTAGAATTCGTTCGAGGTCACCTGCACCGGGGTGCCGCCCACGGCGGCCACGGTCTTGGCCATCGCACCGTTGGCGCGCAGCTTGAGGCCCTTCATGTCCTCGACGCTTTCGACGATCTCCTCGTTGGTCTGAACCTCATAGGGGCGCAGCGTCATGACGTAGAGCGGCCGGATCCCGAGCGGCTTGTACTCCGCCTCGTAGATCGCGCCGCCGGGCTGCGCGAGTTCCCAGAACTGACGGGTGCCCTCGCAGGCGGTGTCGTAATAACCGGGCAGCTCCGCGACCGAGGTCAGGGGAAGCTTTTCGACCTCGTAGCCGGGGACCAGCAGCCCCATGTCGGCAAGCCCGGAGGTGACGACGGTGGTGCTTTCCTTGCCCAGCTGGCCGGCGTGGTAGATCTCGAAATCGATCGCGCCGTCAGTGGCTTCCTTGACCTTGTCGGCGAAGCCTTGGATGCCCTCGGTCATGTGCCAGTGGGTGCTCGGAAACACCTGCGTCACGCGGAAGGTCCGCGGATCGATGGCTGCGGCGGGCCCGCTGAGCGCGAGTGCCGACACGGCCCCGAGCGAGATCGCCTTTACGGTTGTCTTGAACATGATTTTTCCTCCCTTCAGACCCGATCCATACCCCGGAGCGGGCCAAGTCCATCCGGTGCCAAAGACTAGGTTTCGCGCCGCGCAGCGGTCAATTGCCCTGCCCTGGGGGGCGATGCCGCGCCTTGGCGCTACATAGGCAAAGCCACTAACGGGCCGTCGCGCTTCACGATGAAGTTCCATCAATAGAACTACTTTTCGACCGTCGTCGCGAAGGCTGGCTGCGGGTATCGGTTCCTCCGATGCGAGTTTCGTATGGCGCTTCAAAGGTATGAAACAACGTCTGATTTCGCGATCTGGCGAAGCGCCGCGTTCAGCGATCGTTCGCGCTATCAGCTGCCAATGGGCGGATTCTCCCCCGCTCAAGGACCAGGGAAAGGATTACTCTGGACATGGAAGCCCCGGAACTATAGCGTCTGCCTATTGCCGAACAGGCATGTGCTTTGTCGACTTGGGAGGGATTGACATGAGCAGGCATGAAAAGCCCGGGAGCAACCTGAACTTCAAACGGCTCTCGTATTTCCTTGCACTGGCGGAACACGGCTCCATCTCGGCTGCGGCGAACGCGCTGAACATGGCCCAGCCGTCGTTGTCCGAGAATATCGCCAAGCTCGAGGACGAGCTCGGCACCAAGCTCGCGATCCGTGGCGCCCGGG belongs to Salipiger profundus and includes:
- a CDS encoding TRAP transporter large permease; this translates as MIPLTGILILFAMLLVGAPISFAMIVAGAAGLYMIGGEMPMMAILSSFPRETAITREFITVPMFLLMAELVLKSGIADDLFRTAAAWFGRVRGGLGIATALAGAGFGAICGSSTAAAATLSSTSLPAMTKYNYERPMAAGVVAISGTLSMLIPPSVAMIVYGLLADVSIAQMLVAGVVPGMLVTFTIGFTVWFLAWQKPERAPISEKVPLREKIYLLRLIGPMLLLMLAVTGAIYGGVATPSEASALGAFGAAILYFARARRSWPEIYEVFSKAARTSCMIALIVMSAHVFSTFFAMTQTTQGLVRWVGDLPLPSWGVIIVLVLIYILLGTFLDQMAILVLTVPIVVPMVINLGYDPIWWGVIVIVTAELGMVTPPLGLNAFVVSRYSGTPVGEVFRGIWPHFIAHIIAIGILLLFPALSLWLPHQMN
- a CDS encoding 2Fe-2S iron-sulfur cluster-binding protein yields the protein MSPPIDFRIRRRTLLQGGAAVAAFGAASNGNSAQAQSQSQDAAPAGSETTTVSLTVNGEQRELTVDNRVTLLDALREHMQLTGTKKGCDHGQCGACTCTVNGERINSCLSLAVMHDGDEVETIEGIGTPQTMDPMQTAFVENDGFQCGYCTPGQIQSARKVIEEIRERMSGNICRCGAYANILAAITQVAEDQA
- a CDS encoding SDR family NAD(P)-dependent oxidoreductase; translated protein: MKQLLTGKTAIVTGASKGIGLAIAELFAEEGANVVLTARGKEALDAAVDGINAKAGGRARGIIADSADPDAPAQVFADAIEAFGQVDILVNNAGVGEMYAIEKTSTEHFDKIMQINLAGPFRFCREAVNHMMPRDEGRIINVSSVNGTTPICGVAYTTTKGGLNTMTLNIAMRLSGTNIRCNAIAPGVTDTDAARAWAAGEQEGGGEMLEFSDKYTNTSVPGTEPIDQAYAALYLASDMGRAVTGQVIQVDNGQFL
- a CDS encoding TRAP transporter small permease, which codes for MGLVLKRLEQAAMLIAMVSITLIMLIVSFDAILRYVFNAPLQWSYELVGYYLMVVGIYFALSGTFTSGDHVNITLVRDMLPKRFLAWIDVVWCLVSAGIFALLTLGTWRNVADAWTHNEFIPGYISWPSWLSHLWIPLGAALLVVRLLYHVVILATRGHDDDVEDHGEPME
- a CDS encoding TRAP transporter substrate-binding protein is translated as MFKTTVKAISLGAVSALALSGPAAAIDPRTFRVTQVFPSTHWHMTEGIQGFADKVKEATDGAIDFEIYHAGQLGKESTTVVTSGLADMGLLVPGYEVEKLPLTSVAELPGYYDTACEGTRQFWELAQPGGAIYEAEYKPLGIRPLYVMTLRPYEVQTNEEIVESVEDMKGLKLRANGAMAKTVAAVGGTPVQVTSNEFYDALARGTVDGGMWISGSTKLVGLENVLNHTVTGTRMGAGSTFFAISERVYQSLDPELQEILTKAGEEMTMHMCEYLQNADETGEAELVEEGKLTVHPLSDEEAARWNEMLLPVAQQWADEMDRSGRPGTEILNAYKEAADAIE
- a CDS encoding xanthine dehydrogenase family protein molybdopterin-binding subunit — its product is MDFNEPAGSNVFDDERVVGQRFTRYDGPPKVTGTAPYAYERNDAAPDALYGYPLGAGIGHGRIVSMNADEARNAPGVRAVVTTLDIDPLEKGMNNVARLFGGADVMHYHQAIAVVVAETFEQARAAAAMISVEYEEGEPADLDLDAAFERVQGTGEPDTLVGDVEAAFADAAHVIDNMYHTPGESHTMMEPHSSTVDWSDGEDMTVWTSNQMINWNHQSIATTFGIEPERIRVESPYVGGGFGAKLWLRADAVLAALGSRAAGAPVKLALPRPMVMNNTTHRSATVQRIRLAADGEGRLKGIWHEAASYCLPGGRGENATAQTPLFYAGETRRVKNHVVDMPLPETADMRAPGEASGLMALEIAMDEMAEAVGMDPVEFRVVNDTQVNPSNPEIPFSERHYVECLRRGAEAFGWADRNTTPGGTRDGDWLIGHGVAGAYRGHLVLPSGARAILDGGKLVIETDMTDIGTGSYTILAQTAAETMGLPYEAVEMRMANSAYPVSSGSGGQFGAPSSTSGVYAACMALRARIAETLGIEEADFADGRVTGGDVDMALSEISEEVSAEDAIAWGDFQQNYAMGTFGAHFVEVGVHAYTGETRVRRMLAVCDSGRILNPITARSQVIGGMVMGVGAALSEDMALDRARGFFANHDMASYEVAVHADIPEQEVIFLDTLDAAASPLKAKGVGELGLCGVAAAVANGLYNATGVRVRDYPLTMDKFIDRLPAV
- a CDS encoding FAD binding domain-containing protein, with translation MRAFSYEKPTDAAAAATAAAETPGAKFLAGGTNLLDLMKLEIETPVHVIDVNGLGLDEITETEDGGLRIGTLVTNTALSADTRIRRDYPVLTRAIAAGATGQLRNKATTGGNLLQRTRCPYFYDTNMPCNKRAPGSGCAALTEGAFSRQLGVIGTSDSCIATHPSDMAVAMRVLDAVVETVTPNGMSREIALEDLHLLPGDTPEEETALMPGELITHVRLPAPVGGTQSYHKVRDRASYAFALVSVALIRQPDGSGRVALGGVAPKPWRRAEADAELPNGASAVMSVLLDGARPTEENAFKLTLAERTLAAMLKEA
- a CDS encoding DUF2255 family protein, coding for MGWTKQELDTIEDADDFRIAPLREDGVTTGTPTFIWSVVAEGALYVRAYSGTESSWYRAALRERAGRISVAGMTREVTFSPAEPELNDRIDAAYRAKYVSSRYLAPMVSDRARAATVRVDADDND